The Brenneria rubrifaciens genome has a window encoding:
- a CDS encoding succinate dehydrogenase iron-sulfur subunit — MKLEFSIYRYNPDVDNAPRMQNYTLEAEEGRDMMLLDALILLKEQDPTLSFRRSCREGVCGSDGVNMNGKNGLACITPISALRHGSSNIVIRPLPGLPVVRDLVVDMGQFYAQYEKIKPYLLNNGKNPPAREHLQSPEQREKLDGLYECIMCACCSTSCPSFWWNPDKFVGPAGLLAAYRFLIDSRDTETKPRLDELDDAFSVFRCHSIMNCVNVCPKGLNPTRAIGHIKSMLLQRNA, encoded by the coding sequence ATGAAACTTGAATTTTCTATTTATCGTTACAACCCGGATGTTGATAATGCGCCGCGGATGCAAAATTACACGCTGGAAGCAGAAGAAGGGCGGGACATGATGTTGCTGGATGCGCTGATTCTGCTTAAGGAGCAGGACCCGACACTGTCTTTCCGCCGCTCTTGCCGTGAAGGTGTGTGTGGTTCCGACGGCGTCAACATGAACGGTAAGAATGGCCTTGCCTGTATCACGCCGATATCGGCATTGCGTCACGGAAGCAGTAACATTGTCATCCGACCTCTGCCCGGTTTACCGGTTGTGCGTGATTTGGTAGTGGACATGGGACAGTTCTATGCCCAATATGAGAAAATAAAACCTTACCTGTTGAATAATGGGAAAAATCCACCGGCACGCGAACACCTTCAGTCACCGGAGCAGCGTGAAAAACTGGATGGGTTGTATGAATGCATCATGTGCGCCTGTTGTTCCACGTCCTGTCCGTCGTTCTGGTGGAACCCGGACAAATTTGTTGGACCCGCGGGGCTGCTTGCGGCATACCGTTTCCTGATTGACAGCCGTGATACGGAAACCAAGCCGCGGCTGGACGAACTTGACGATGCTTTCAGTGTTTTCCGCTGCCATAGCATCATGAATTGTGTCAATGTTTGTCCGAAAGGACTCAACCCGACGCGGGCGATCGGCCATATAAAATCGATGTTGTTGCAACGTAACGCGTAA